DNA from Triticum aestivum cultivar Chinese Spring chromosome 7D, IWGSC CS RefSeq v2.1, whole genome shotgun sequence:
ggtcggatcgtgaagacgtacgactacatcaaccgcgttgtcataatgcttccgctttcggtctacgagggtacatggacaactctctcccctctcgttgctatgcatcacctagaggaTCTTGcatatgcgtaggaaattttttgaaattactgcattccccaacagtaggGTACTTATTCACGTCAGCTCGGGCAAATGGCCAccgtccccctccgtcgcaccctaccaCTAGGGCCCCTGGCGGTAGcttgtctaaccctaccgccagagcccctGGCGGTAGCGAAAGGGTCAAATGCCGAATTTTTTTTCCAACCAGGGTCAGATCCTAAATTTGTATGCCAGATGgttcaaaacacgaaattttgccgctCTCAGCTACCTTTGCCTAGGCATGCTCGCGTCGTCCAACTCACGCAGTCCAGAGTGGGTCGTCACGATCCGATGTGCACTGGCAATTTCTTCAGGAAGCGGGCATGTGCGCCAGCAGCAACAGAGCACGGATGCAGAGCTGGTTCAGATCGCACCAACCTCATCGAACACTGCACAATGCCATGATGCCACAATTAAATTGGATTTAGAGAAATGATACTCCCTCTgaccctctgtaaagaaatataaacgttcttatattttatGAAGAGAGTAGGAATAATAAAACTGTAGCtgtctcaaaaaaataaaaaaataaaactgtAGCTTGTGACGCAGTCTCGAATGCAAAAGCGAATAAGAACATGGTGCAACCTGGACCTGAAAACGTCGAATGGTTGAGCAAAGAACGTTGCCGCCACCCTGTAAAAAAAGAACGTTGCCGCCACCATCTTCTGTCTGAAAAACATTTGGCGAAGAAATCCATCACGACGCCCTAGTTCCTAAGCATTCAGCCACGTCTGAAGAGTGAAGATGACTTTATGCTGAATCATCTCTCCTTTtgttttagagagagagagagagagagatgtgaatTATCTCAACGTCGAACCAGCATCGCCGTGCTGCTGTGGGCGAGGCCCAAACGCCCAAATTGTCCAGCACGGTGATGAAAACCCCACAAGCACTCGCTGCCTGCCTCTTCAATAGGCTCATTCATGCATGCATCTACCCCAGATGATAACATTTTTGCCAAGCAGCTCGCCGGTCACCGGCAGACGATTCAAAGGCGTCAGCTGGCCCTCCCTCCCACCCCTTTGACCCCGACGCAGCCCCGCGTCGCCATCGCCACCGGAAGGGATCCGACCGAGATCCCCCGGCATATTCCCCTCCTGGTCCACGCTGGCCCTGCAATAATCCGCATTACACTAATCTTCCCCCGTATACTACTCGATAATGTGCGTCATCTCCCTCTGCCATGCAGTAGCTCAACTCAACAACGTGTTCCGGTGCACTGTCGGGAACCGGCCTACTCAACACATGTCAATCAGCTCCGTTCATTGTAGTTCGTGTAACCACACGCACGACTAAATTAATCGACATGTTCGTTGCAAGACGGAGCCGGTTGACAATATGTGTTTCAGGAATCAAAATTCGTGCAAGTACACACCCACCCTATCATTATGAGTATCTCAGAGATTGGGTCGGTACATCATTTTGAGATCGACAAAGTTACCACATACGTCTCCATAGTCCACGGAAGCGCCTCCTCCCACTGAACGGTCATCTTTAAAAAGGCTGACATAAATCAAGAAAAATGCGAAGTAAGCTCAATTCGCCACGCCGTTATTGATTCGTTGATTTTTGACCTTTTCTATTCATGATCATCCACCTTGTTCTTCATACCGTACACGTTTGTGCCCTATCAAAGGGCATCAGTCACAACTCGTAAATCCAAAGGTATCAGAATATGCCACCGCCTAATCTCTATACAAAGGTTTAGGAAAATAACAAAAAATATGCCAGTTTTAGAAGAGAAAAAATAGTATAGCAATCTTCAGGAAAAAGTCAAACCAGAACATATACACACGATCCCCTCCAGCTGGCCACATTTTGGACGAAACAGAGCACACAAAGCCCTCCTCCTCCCTTCGTCTCCGTTGCTCCGTCTCATTCCCAAGCTCCATACTCCACCACGAGCTAGCTGGTACTGCTGTCCTGTCAGGGAGGCCGACCGGCCAAGAAGATCGAGGCATGGCCGAGGCAGTCCGGGACGATCATCGCGGCGCGGTCGGCGTCGCCGTGGACGACGGCACCGGCCTGCGCCCGAGCACCAACGGCGACAGCACGTGGGAGATAGAGGAGCTGGAGCCGGACGACCGGACGGCcggaccgcctcctccccctcctcccgggGCAGCGGCCACCTCCGACGCCGACGACGTCTACGTGGCGGTGGGCAAGGGCGGGTCCAGCATGGCGGCGCTGTCGTGGGCGCTGCGGCAGCTCGCGAAGCCACGGAGCTTCGTCTACCTCGTGCACGTCTTCCCCGTCGTCGCCACCATCCCCACCCCATGTAATCAAGCAACCCTCTTCCCCTTTACTACCTTCTGAATCCAACATTTCTCCTATAATATTTGTTCACCTTAGCATTGCGAGATCGATGAAGCGATCAAAACAGTAACGATTTTGCAGCATGAATGAAAAGGTAAAAAGTTACTAGTAGTCAAAGTTTAACATCAAGATCGACGGCTAACATTCCGAAACAGTTGGTAAGAACACGGTAGAAACAAGTTTGGTCTTGGATCGACCACCAATGGGTCCTAGCAACGTTCACATACACAAGGGATTGGCTGGCAAAGGGTGGTTGCAAacaaggtcatgttgttggactgGTCTCAAGAGGGTTTTGGCTTGTATGATTGGAACTTTCAAGGGCGGCACCGCCAGTCCACCACACCTGGCTGGATGCTAGGGGTTTCAGAGCTTCCGTGAAGAATAACGATTGAAAAAATCGGCCCGTCGTGAAGCTACAATCGAGGAAGTTCTAAAGTGTTGTTGATGCTGACCTAGGTTTTCATGGACTGATCTGTTCAGACTCGCACTTTTCGGTGTTAATTATACTGACTAGGTGGACATGGTGTTTTCCCAAGAACAGTTACTTGGTTAATTTGATGCTGATAGCTATCCGGCTCTCGCTTAAAAGGAGATTAGAGACATCTCCAGTGTTTTTCTTTTGCCTAAGTACATGTCCAATGATAGCCACAAAAGGGAGAGAATTAATGCTTTTGGTAGACCTTGTAGAGAAAAGGCATAGTGCTTGTGCTAGGTATCATTTTCAAAGTATATATTCTCAACGATCATTTTATGAAGAAAAAAAATATTCTCAGCTATCAGATCAAACTTTTGAGCTCGAGGCTGAATGATATGTGGAGTATGTAGGATGCCAAACTTTAGGCGTTAGGTTCCTGGGATGCCGGGGAGAGTGGGACGCATACCAGTCTCTGATGTTAGCCTGCCACTGAAGTGTGAACAATCCAAAACAATAAGATTCCTTTCTTGATATATAGCttcatcttttttttttgagggcatATATAGCTTCATCCTTCTTATACACGATAACCCGATAGAGGCTTTCAACAGCTATTTATACACGTATTTGTTTGTAAACCATTACACCTTTTTATCTATATATCACGAGGTCCAAGAGACAAATATGtcgatttttttattctttttggagttagttttttttctttctacgTGTGGTTTAATAGTTATGTCCTGAATACGAGGGTTTTCTGAATATAATCATTTGACTACTGAACAACAACTAAAATTAGTTAAAAGGTGTCTATGGTTTTGGATGAATCTGACACATGTAGCATTAATTTTCTGAAATAGTAGGAATGATGCCTAAGAGACAAGCAACCCCAGAGCAAGTAGAAACTTACATGAACCAagagagatccaagaggcgagagaTGCTGCAAAAATTTCTGGACCACTGTCGAAACTTTCAGGTAAACTGGCTGCATCAGTTCTTTGCAAATTCTTTTTTGCTTCCTACCGTGCTTTGTGCTAGTAGCATCTGGACGCCAAATTTCATACTAGTAAAATTCCATTCTTGCAAATTATGTTCAGGTTAACGTCGATGTGTACCTCATCGAGAGTGATCAAATCGCCGATGCGGTCGCTGAACTTATCCCTGTTCTGAATATAAAGCAGCTAGTACTTGGGGTTGCAAAATCCAACTTGCGGTGAGGTCTAATATACCATGAAGGATGAAAATCAGCAGGATTTCAACTATTTGCTTCAATTTGCAAAATAATATATGTACTTAATTTTGAATGGACACAGGAAGTTGAAGAAAGGGAACACAATAGCAGGACAGATACAGAAGAATGCAGCTCTCTACTGCGAAGTCAAGATTGTCTGTGATGACAAAGAAGTTACAGCGGCGACGACTGCTGACCCGACGCCACCATTTTCACCTTCCCCTGTAAATAACAACAACAGATCTCGCACCCCGACACCGCCATCATCTACGCCAAATCGCGATAGCACAGAGGCGGTTGATGGCAAAAATGATAGCAAAACCAAAGAAAGAAGGAAGATTCCCAAGTTTCTCAGGTGCCTGTCATCCTGATTGCTGTTTCAGTCACTTTCACAGCTGGAATGCTGTATGCGCCATCTTCAGGTAGAAAAAAGGTTGTGAttaaaagttttgccatattttgaatttttaAACTTCTCGATCCATGGTGTACAAATGAGATAATTTATCGTACCTGGAGCTTTTCAGCATATCTCTGTGgggttctttctctctcttttttttttggtAATGAGCCTTGTACTTAATTGTAGTGGCTATGGAGCTACATGAAAAAAGGCAATTGCAATTAGAAACATACGGATGATACAGATGCACGCATCGTCTTAAGACTTCATAAACATTTCGCACAACACGCATAACTGGACAGAGGAACAGGGAAGAGGGAACATGGCTAAGCACAAGGTGTAGACAATCAATTAGTAGAATCATTGTTGATAGGGAGCATCTGTGCTATATTTAGGACGATCAGTGAGCTCAGCAACTTAAAAAGTTAAATAACGTCATCAGTGCCGTAGTGCAAGCTGACATACACATGATTACCGTACTTCAATCAAACACTATTTCAGCAGGTCTTTGTCGCCTGAATGTGATTCAGATCGTGCACACAATGATGCAACCATCGGTGTGAGCAACAGCAACGACCAAGCAGGTAAAAACACCGGATAATCCCAACAAAACAAGGCCCTATAAGGTGCCTCGGTTGCTGATAGTAATAACTTATTTCACGGCAGCATAAGCTGTACAAAACTGAGCTTAATTCTGCACGGCGCACGAGATTTCAACTCACAAAGACTAGCGACTTCAAAACTTGTGGAGGAATATAAATCTGAAACATCCAATTTGTTCACTACAAAACAGAAAATAGCTTGACAGACACAAAAATCTACATACGACTCATCTGTCAGACACATAAATGCGAAAAGCCTACAACTTCTAATTATGCAAACAAATGGAGAAAATGAACATTCTGTTCACTAAAAGAAATCAAACTCTAAATAGTTATCCGAGCCTTTCTGGGATGCACCAGTAGGTGCTGCACTAGCCTCAGATGTTGACACAGGCAGCTTTGTAGTCTGCCTCTCAATCTCAACAGGCTTCGGAACCTCTGGAGGGCTCGCACAGCGTATCAACGCCCAATTCACACCCTCAAAAAATGGATGCTGTTTTATCTCAGTGGCGCCACGCTTGCAACCCAATCGTTGTTGGGGCTCCTTAACAAGTAGGCCCCTTATTAAATCTCTTGCTGAGAAGCTCACAACTGGGTATTCCGGGAAACGCAACGGCTGACCGATGACATTGAACAGTGTCGCTCGGTTTCCTGAACCTTTGAAAGGTGTTTTGCCGAACAGAAGCTCATATAAGAATATACCAAAGGTCCACCAGTCAACAGCACTGCCATGGCCCTCACCTTTGATAATCTCAGGGGCCAAGTACTCGTGTGTGCCAACAAATGACATTGATCGAGCATCACTAGGTTCTGCCATGAGCTCCGGCCATGGGCGGACCTGGTTGACAACTTCAGGCTTTGGCTTTCGATCTTTCTTCGACTTCGAGAAGAACCGAGGGCCAAAGCATGTTGTGGGGGCTGTGCACGATGGCTGTATCATGCAGGATGGCTCTGCACAAGCTGGTTGAGCACAGTAGGCCTGGCTGCTCTTCCGAAGTGCTTCTGTTTCAGGATTAGATGACCTGATTAGAGTCGGGCTAACTGTACAGCGAAGGGAGAGGTCGAAGTCGGATAGCATGATGTGCCCGTCATCACGGACAAGAATGTTTTCAGGCTTCAGATCACGATATATGATG
Protein-coding regions in this window:
- the LOC123165052 gene encoding U-box domain-containing protein 35; translated protein: MAEAVRDDHRGAVGVAVDDGTGLRPSTNGDSTWEIEELEPDDRTAGPPPPPPPGAAATSDADDVYVAVGKGGSSMAALSWALRQLAKPRSFVYLVHVFPVVATIPTPLGMMPKRQATPEQVETYMNQERSKRREMLQKFLDHCRNFQVNVDVYLIESDQIADAVAELIPVLNIKQLVLGVAKSNLRKLKKGNTIAGQIQKNAALYCEVKIVCDDKEVTAATTADPTPPFSPSPVNNNNRSRTPTPPSSTPNRDSTEAVDGKNDSKTKERRKIPKFLRCLSS